The following proteins are encoded in a genomic region of Synechococcus sp. CBW1002:
- a CDS encoding glycosyltransferase family 9 protein — MRALFLIPGDSVSQLQVLPAVAAAADQLGFQVQVACSPEAGTVWSLLPAVEKILPIAYGKATLADWTNLLGLVRDPDFQLCINLVASGPGGRAIDLLLSMSHIPTRVAAAGFSATERIVPSSQGWIDQRLEAYLRPVGVRLDAAAYRLPIARADLDKASAALPQGSGPMLLLAPTGGAGDWPAPHWQALPERIQTRLSDLRSLTLEPTAPSPSSGSLRRRAAQVAAADVVLASDPVTIELALLCGVPLVALGRDPASLPQRQGVTGLGEAAQLQELSIDPVLQALGLG; from the coding sequence ATGCGCGCCCTTTTTCTGATTCCAGGCGACAGCGTCAGCCAGTTGCAGGTTCTGCCGGCGGTGGCGGCAGCGGCGGATCAGCTCGGGTTCCAGGTGCAGGTGGCCTGCAGCCCTGAAGCCGGGACCGTCTGGAGTCTGTTGCCGGCCGTGGAGAAAATCCTGCCGATCGCCTATGGCAAGGCCACCCTGGCCGACTGGACCAACCTGCTGGGCCTGGTGAGGGATCCTGATTTTCAGCTCTGTATCAACCTCGTGGCCAGCGGACCCGGTGGCCGTGCCATTGATCTGCTGCTGTCGATGAGCCACATCCCCACCCGGGTGGCGGCGGCGGGGTTCTCGGCCACCGAACGGATTGTTCCCTCCAGCCAGGGCTGGATCGATCAGCGCCTGGAGGCCTACCTGCGCCCCGTTGGGGTGCGGTTGGATGCCGCGGCCTACCGCCTGCCGATCGCCAGGGCGGATCTGGACAAGGCCAGCGCTGCCCTGCCACAAGGCTCCGGGCCGATGCTCCTGCTGGCACCAACCGGCGGCGCCGGCGACTGGCCGGCTCCCCACTGGCAGGCCCTGCCGGAGCGCATCCAGACCCGCCTCAGCGATCTGCGCAGCCTCACCCTGGAGCCCACTGCGCCCAGCCCGAGTTCCGGCTCCCTGCGGCGGCGGGCTGCCCAGGTGGCCGCCGCCGACGTGGTGCTGGCCAGCGATCCCGTCACGATCGAGCTGGCCCTGCTGTGCGGTGTGCCGCTGGTGGCCCTGGGCCGCGATCCGGCCAGCCTGCCCCAGCGCCAGGGGGTGACGGGCCTGGGCGAGGCCGCTCAGCTGCAGGAGCTCTCCATCGACCCGGTGCTTCAGGCCCTGGGCCTCGGATGA
- the ispD gene encoding 2-C-methyl-D-erythritol 4-phosphate cytidylyltransferase, producing MEQFLICPSFRELLVHLLIAAAGSGRRMGAEGNKLLLAVAGRPVLAWTLDAALACPVIRWIGVVGQPVDEEAVAAIVAAAGPRLPVQWIVGGDTRQESVSRGLAALPTEAEGVLIHDGARCLVEPELLSRCAEAVAAGAAVIAATPVTDTIKQVDDAGTIQATPDRSDLWAAQTPQGFPVDDLRQAHAIAATEGWSVTDDAALFEKLGKPVKVLQAPPSNIKLTTPFDLTIAEAVLAQRAAG from the coding sequence ATGGAGCAGTTCCTGATCTGCCCGTCGTTCCGGGAGCTGCTTGTGCATCTGCTGATCGCCGCCGCCGGCAGCGGCCGCCGTATGGGGGCCGAGGGCAACAAGCTCCTGCTGGCGGTGGCCGGTCGTCCCGTGCTGGCCTGGACTCTGGATGCGGCCCTGGCCTGTCCGGTGATCCGCTGGATCGGGGTGGTGGGTCAGCCCGTGGATGAGGAGGCCGTGGCGGCGATTGTGGCGGCAGCCGGGCCCAGGCTGCCGGTGCAGTGGATCGTGGGCGGCGACACCCGGCAGGAATCGGTGAGCCGCGGCCTGGCGGCCCTGCCCACCGAGGCCGAGGGGGTCCTGATCCACGATGGAGCCCGCTGCCTGGTGGAGCCGGAGCTGCTGAGCCGCTGCGCCGAGGCCGTGGCCGCCGGCGCAGCCGTGATCGCCGCCACCCCCGTGACCGACACGATCAAGCAGGTGGACGATGCGGGCACGATCCAAGCCACCCCCGATCGCAGCGACCTCTGGGCAGCCCAGACGCCCCAGGGCTTCCCGGTGGACGATCTGCGCCAGGCCCATGCGATCGCCGCCACCGAGGGCTGGAGCGTCACCGACGACGCGGCCCTGTTCGAAAAGCTCGGAAAACCCGTCAAGGTGCTGCAGGCGCCGCCGTCCAACATCAAGCTCACCACGCCCTTTGATCTCACGATTGCCGAGGCGGTGCTGGCCCAGCGGGCGGCCGGATGA